A window from Solea senegalensis isolate Sse05_10M unplaced genomic scaffold, IFAPA_SoseM_1 scf7180000013475, whole genome shotgun sequence encodes these proteins:
- the LOC122760360 gene encoding olfactory receptor 11A1-like, producing the protein MINSTNVSYFILGAFFDTGHLKYLFFLIVLCLYALIIVSNVLLIVVICMNRSLHEPMYLFLCSLFVNEVYGSTGLFPLLLLHILSDVHTVSASFCFLQIFCLYTYASIQFSNLTIMSYDRYLAICYPLQYNTRMTSHRVAVLICLSWLYPFVGMSVLISLSIPLQLCGNMIDKVYCDNYSIVKLACFDTTVNNVYGICYTISLIVMVLLIIYSYTRILRVCFSGSKQTRQKAISTCLPHLASLFNFSCGCFFEIIQNRFNMKYVPNGVLIFLSLYWLTCQPLFNPVMYGLNLTKIRSTCKRVIFGKM; encoded by the coding sequence ATGATAAACTCCACTAATGTGTCATATTTCATACTTGGTGCATTTTTCGACACTGGACATCTTAAATATCTGTTTTTCTTGATCGTGCTGTGTTTATACGCGTTGATCATTGTTTCTAACGTGCTGCTGATTGTAGTTATCTGTATGAACAGAAGTCTTCATGAACCTATGTACCTGTTTCTGTGCAGCCTGTTTGTAAATGAAGTGTATGGGAGTACAGGATTGTTTCCGTTACTGTTGCTTCACATTCTCTCTGACGTTCACACCGTCTCTGCTTCGTTTTGTTTCCTGcagattttttgtttgtatacTTATGCTTCCATACAGTTTAGTAATTTAACCATCATGTCCTATGACAGGTACCTGGCAATCTGCTATCCGCTGCAGTATAACACACGTATGACGTCTCACAGGGTCGCTGTGCTCATTTGTCTCTCATGGTTGTATCCGTTTGTTGGGATGTCTGTTCTGATTTCTTTGAGCATCcctctgcagctgtgtggaAACATGATTGACAAAGTTTACTGTGATAACTACTCCATTGTGAAACTGGCTTGCTTTGACACAACAGTCAATAACGTCTATGGAATCTGTTACACGATCTCCTTAATAGTTATGGTTCTGCTGATCATTTACTCGTACACGAGGATCTTAAGAGTCTGCTTCTCTGGTTCCAAACAGACGAGACAAAAAGCCATCAGCACCTGCTTGCCTCACCTGGCCTCCCTGTTTAATTTTTCTTGTGGTTGTTTCTTTGAAATTATACAAAACAGATTTAACATGAAATATGTGCCAAATGGGGTGCTTATTTTCTTATCATTGTACTGGCTCACCTGCCAGCCGCTCTTTAACCCTGTCATGTAcggactgaatttaactaaaatACGCAGCACATGTAAACGTGTCATCTTTGGTAAGATGTGA